Part of the Intestinibacillus sp. Marseille-P6563 genome is shown below.
TCTTCCGGCACATCGGGCTCATTTCCCTGCTGCAAAATGCCTTTGGGTATTCGCTCGACTATATTCCGCTCATCAACACCGGCGGCGCCGTGGTCCTGGGCATGGTCTATAATTTCCTGCCCTTTATGGTGCTGCCCATTTACACCATTCTCATCAAGCTTGACCACAAGCTGATTGAGGCCGCGCAGGACTTAGGCGCGCCGCCCCGGCTGGTATTCCGCCGGGTCATTTTTCCGCTGTCGCTGCCCGGTGTCATTTCGGGCGTGACCATGGTATTTGTCCCCGCGGTGTCCACATTCATCATGTCCCAGATGCTCGGCTCGGGCAAGTATCTGCTCATCGGTGACCTGATCGACCTGCAATTCATGGGCAATGCCTACAACCCGCATTTGGGCTCGGCCATTGCGCTGGTGATGATGGTGCTCATCTTTGTTTGTATGTTCCTGATGAACAAATTTGACGATGGCTCTTCCGAGGAAGGAGGTCTGCTGCTGTGAAAAAATTCTTGCAGAACTTCTATCTGGTGGTCATCTTTATTTTCCTGTATGCACCCATTTTGGTGCTCATGCTGTTTTCGTTCAATGACTCCAAATCGCGCATCCTGTGGAACGGCTTTACCACCCGCTGGTATATCGAACTGTTCCAGGACGCTGATTTGCTGCATTCCTTGTATGTGACCCTGCTTGTGGCCGTGGTATCGGCCGCGATCGCCACTTTGATCGGCACCGTGGCTGCCATCGGTATCCACAACCTACGCCGCCGCACGCGGTCGGCGTACCTGACCGTCAACTCCATCCCGATGAGCTCATCGGACACCATCATGGGCGTGACCTTCATGCTGCTGTTTGCCGCCATTGGGCTGGACAAGGGTTATCTGACGCTGATTTTGGCCCACGTCACCTTCTGCACACCGTATGTGATTTTGAACGTCATGCCCAAGCTGCGGCAGCTGGACAAAAACTCATACGAAGCTGCCCTGGACTTGGGCGCCACGCCCCGGCAGGCGCTGCGCAAGGTGATTTTGCCCGAAATCCGTCCGGGCATCATCACGGGCGCCATCATGGCCTTCACCATCTCGGTGGACGATTTCGTGGTGTCCTATTTTACCGCCGGCACGACCAGCCAGCCGCTGTCGGTGGTCATCTACTCGATGACCCGTCACCGCATGTCGCCCAAGATCAACGCCGTGTCCACGCTGCTGTTTTTGTTCGTGCTGGTGCTGCTCATTGCGGTCAATGTGCGGCAGGCCCGCGAAGAAAAGCGCCGGGAAGCGGCGCAGCGAAAGGGGGCGGGCTAAATGAAACGTCTGCTTGCCTTTGCCCTATTGTGCGGCACGCTGCTCCTGCCCGGATGTGGTAAAAGCAGCGCGCAGGTGCTCAACGTGTACAACTGGGGCGAATATATCGACTTGGACCTCATCCGGCAGTTTGAGGAAGAAACCGGCATCGATGTGGTCTATAATACCTTTGACTCCAACGAAAACCTGTATTCCCGCATCCAGACCACCAGCTATGATGTCATCATCCCGTCCGATTACGCGGTATCCCGCTTCATCGACGAAGGGCTGGTGCAGCCGCTCAACTATGACCATATCCCCAACATGGCTCTGATTGACGAAAAATACACCCATCTGGCCTTTGACCCCGAGCAGAAATATTCGGTGCCTTATACCTGGGGCGTGGTCGGCGTGGTGTACAACACCAAGTATGTTGATGAGGCCGATATTGGCTCGTGGGACCTGCTCTGGAACCCCAAATACCAGAACCAGACCGCCATGTTCAACAATCCGCGCGACGCGATTGGTCTGGCGCTCAAGTATCTGGGCTATTCGCAGAACACCACCAACAAAGAGGAACTCGACCAGGCGGCTGCTCTTCTCAAGGAAAAGAAGCCTTTGTTCCAGGGCATCTGGATGGATCAGATTCTGGAAAAGCTGCCCAGCGAAGAAATCGTCGCCGCGCCCTATTACAACGGCGATGCGGTGACCATGATCGAGGAAAACGAGGACTTGGCGTTTTACGTGCCCCAGGAGGGCACCAACCTGTTTGTAGACGCCATGTGCATCCCGTCCAATGCGCAGAACGTTGAGGGCGCAGAAAAGTTCATCAACTTCCTGTGCTCGACCGAAGCGGCGCAGAAAAACTGGGAATACATCGGTTATTCCA
Proteins encoded:
- a CDS encoding ABC transporter substrate-binding protein is translated as MKRLLAFALLCGTLLLPGCGKSSAQVLNVYNWGEYIDLDLIRQFEEETGIDVVYNTFDSNENLYSRIQTTSYDVIIPSDYAVSRFIDEGLVQPLNYDHIPNMALIDEKYTHLAFDPEQKYSVPYTWGVVGVVYNTKYVDEADIGSWDLLWNPKYQNQTAMFNNPRDAIGLALKYLGYSQNTTNKEELDQAAALLKEKKPLFQGIWMDQILEKLPSEEIVAAPYYNGDAVTMIEENEDLAFYVPQEGTNLFVDAMCIPSNAQNVEGAEKFINFLCSTEAAQKNWEYIGYSSPQREVYENAPADVQNDPLYYPDVTAYSTDTFENLPEEINEYYSDLWIWILT
- a CDS encoding ABC transporter permease, with translation MKKFLQNFYLVVIFIFLYAPILVLMLFSFNDSKSRILWNGFTTRWYIELFQDADLLHSLYVTLLVAVVSAAIATLIGTVAAIGIHNLRRRTRSAYLTVNSIPMSSSDTIMGVTFMLLFAAIGLDKGYLTLILAHVTFCTPYVILNVMPKLRQLDKNSYEAALDLGATPRQALRKVILPEIRPGIITGAIMAFTISVDDFVVSYFTAGTTSQPLSVVIYSMTRHRMSPKINAVSTLLFLFVLVLLIAVNVRQAREEKRREAAQRKGAG
- a CDS encoding ABC transporter permease, whose amino-acid sequence is MAYPYGVWMGIFIVVPILLVAVYAFTDKSGAFTVANFQKIIGYLPIFGRSFWLALLSTAVCLLLGYPMAYVMSRLSKSRQNLCMMLIMLPMWMNFLLRTYAWMSILENNGFLNQFFRHIGLISLLQNAFGYSLDYIPLINTGGAVVLGMVYNFLPFMVLPIYTILIKLDHKLIEAAQDLGAPPRLVFRRVIFPLSLPGVISGVTMVFVPAVSTFIMSQMLGSGKYLLIGDLIDLQFMGNAYNPHLGSAIALVMMVLIFVCMFLMNKFDDGSSEEGGLLL